A window of the Dermatophagoides farinae isolate YC_2012a chromosome 2, ASM2471394v1, whole genome shotgun sequence genome harbors these coding sequences:
- the LOC124499620 gene encoding uncharacterized protein LOC124499620, translating to MSRSYGVGSDRWSNFDKFSTSLSTPNRYRSKSPYRSTSSLSRTSSTSNLKIDDDYFNALNKSLGAHDASFIEEDSGSMKSGHSGGGGGRYTHSLTRPSSSSRNRYQSGGDSNRKYKSTFDDDGDLGHKYRYGTGKSYGSYDNDLNNNYPSTFGGVGGGYSTTTTTVTNKGVSYAAASDSEPEYEPYSYKYDLKSKSTQQPKTTLSSSTKNRGEHRLFDYGNHNNDNSDDDDDDGGHESDESMNEYLNCKSFYPDNLSEAKLF from the exons ATGAGTCGTTCATACGGTGTTGGTAGTGATCGATGGTccaattttgataaattttccacatcattatcaactcCAAATCGATACCGTTCAAAGTCACCATATCGTTCAACTTCCTCACTATCACGAACATCCTCGACATCGAATTTaaagattgatgatgattattttaatgCTCTGAATAAAAGTCTTGGTGCACATGATGCCAGTTTTATAGAAGAAGATTCTGGTTCAATGAAAAGTGGacatagtggtggtggtggtggccgTTACACTCATTCACTCACACgaccttcatcatcatcacgtaATCGTTATCAAAGTGGTGGGGATAGCAATCGAAAATATAAATCCacgtttgatgatgatggtgatttggGCCATAAATATCGATATGGTACTGGTAAAAGTTATGGatcatatgataatgatttgaataataattatccaTCCACTtttggtggtgttggtggtggttattccacaacgacaacaaccgTAACAAATAAAGGCGTATCATATGCTGCTGCATCCGATTCTGAACCAGAATATGAACCTTATTCATATAAATATGATttgaaatcgaaatcaaCACAGCAACCGAAAACAACTTTATCATCGTCGACAAAGAATAGAGGTGAACATCGATTATTTGATTATGGCAATCacaataatgacaatagtgatgatgatgatgatgatggtggccaTGAATCGGATGAaagtatgaatgaatatcttAATTGTAAATCATTCTATCCGGATAATCTTTCCGAAGCGAAATTGTTT TGA
- the LOC124499635 gene encoding alpha-centractin, whose amino-acid sequence MDLPMMVNQPVVIDNGSGVIKAGFAGDSIPKCIFLNLVGRPKHIRVMAGALEGDFFIGRRAEEHRGLLSIKYPMEHGIVTDWNEMEKIWHYIYSKEQLQTFSEEHPVLLTEAPINPRQNRERTAEIFFETFNVPALFISIQAVLSLYATGRTTGIVLDSGDGVTQAVPIYEGFALPLSITRSDVAGRDVTRHLKLLLRKEGLVFNTTAEFEVVKTIKEKICFLTSNQQRTYDDRTVPGGTGELENTSYVLPDGRTVEIGVLPRLRAPEILFRPSIIGHEFEGVHEILISSIEKADIDLRKIFYQNIVLSGGSTLFKGFGDRLLNEVRKIGPKDLKIRISAPQERLYSTWIGGSILASLESFKRMWISRKEYDEEGLRIVQKKTRRGLGVGAIHRQQKIDAKYQEMSATIAKEQLEKLSQQFESFRGKLQDFAVSHKKDIKKNPNFRRAFQKMCANIGVDPLYSSTNFFTKMLGVGDIYYELAVQITEICVALNHRTGGMMEIEELYKRLIKTRSVTSKSDADIVQEDVVKAIEKMSTLGTGIQLVKCRNTYVVQSLSSELNMDQNEVVKLAQENDGHVTVKDLMDKLGWQRNRAEKALNDLTMDAIVWLDEPGSARSSTIYWFPGFYKL is encoded by the exons atggatcTGCCTATGATGGTTAATCAGCCGGTTGTGATTGACAATGGATCAG GTGTCATCAAAGCCGGTTTTGCTGGTGATTCAATTCCTAAATGTATATTCCTTAATCTTGTTGGTCGTCCTAAACATATTCGTGTGATGGCTGGTGCTCTTGAgggtgatttttttattg gAAGACGAGCGGAAGAACATCGTGGTTTATTATCCATAAAATATCCAATGGAACATGGTATCGTTACCGAttggaatgaaatggaaaagatATGGcattatatttattcaaaagaACAGCTGCAAACATTTTCGGAAGAACATCCAGTCCTATTGACag AGGCACCAATAAATCCAAGACAGAATCGTGAACGAACggcagaaatttttttcgaaacatTCAATGTGCCGGCATTGTTCATATCAATACAGGCAGTGTTAAGTTTATATGCAACTGGTCGAACTACAGGTATTGTTTTGGATTCCGGTGATGGTGTGACACAAGCGGTGCCTATTTATGAAGGATTTGCCCTACCACTTTCGATAACCCGATCAGATGTGGCGGGTCGTGATGTAACTAgacatttgaaattattactCCGTAAAGAAGGTCTCGTATTCAATACGACGGCTGAATTCGAAGTGGTCAAAACTATCAAAGAGAAAATCTGTTTTCTAACCAGCAATCAACAACGAACATACGATGATCGAACTGTACCCGGTGGTACTGGTGAATTAGAGAATACTTCATATGTATTACCAGATGGTCGAACAGTGGAAATTGGTGTATTGCCACGACTTAGAGCGCCCGAAATTCTATTTCGACCCAGTATCATTGGTCATGAATTCGAGGGCGTTCATGAGATACTTATATCTAGTATCGAAAAAGCCGATATAgatttgagaaaaattttctaccAAAATATTGTATTAAGCGGTGGTAGTACGCTATTCAAAGGATTCGGCGATCGTCTCCTGAATGAAGTGAGGAAGATTGGTCCAAAAGATCTTAAAATTCGTATCAGTGCTCCACAAGAACGGCTATATTCAACATGGATCGGTGGTTCTATATTGGCCAGTTTGGAATCATTCAAACGAATGTGGATCTCAAGAAAAGAATATGATGAAGAAGGCCTAAGAATTGTTCAGAAGAAAAC aCGACGAGGTTTAGGCGTTGGTGCCATTCATCGGCAGCAGAAAATTGATGCCAAATATCAGGAGATGAGTGCAACCATAGCCAAAGAACAGTTGGAAAAACTGTCACAAcaattcgaatcatttcGTGGTAAACTTCAGGATTTTGCCGTCAGCCATAAAAAGGACATCAAAAAGAATCCAAATTTTCGTCGTGCATTTCAGAAAATGTGTGCCAACATTGGTGTCGATCCACTATATTCAAGTAcgaattttttcaccaaaatgCTTGGCGTTGGTGATATCTATTATGAATTGGCCGTCCAGATAACTGAGATTTGTGTGGCCTTAAATCATCGAACTGGTGGTATGATGGAAATCGAGGAATTATACAAACGATTGATAAAAACACGAAGTGTAACAAGTAAATCGGATGCTGATATTGTTCAAGAAGATGTTGTGAAAGCCATcgaaaaaatgtcaacattGGGCACTGGAATACAGCTGGTTAAATGTCGTAATACATATGTGgtacaatcattatcaagtGAATTAAATATGGATCAAAATGAAGTGGTCAAATTGGCTCAAGAAAATGATGGTCATGTTACGGTGAAAGATCTAATGGATAAACTTGGTTGGCAAAGAAACCGAGCGGAAAAAGCTTTGAATGATTTAACAATGGATGCTATTGTTTGGCTTGATGAACCTGGATCGGCACGATCATCAACTATTTATTGGTTTCCAGGCTTTTATAAATTAtag
- the LOC124499618 gene encoding N(G),N(G)-dimethylarginine dimethylaminohydrolase 1, which yields MKMFSSFGRYSHAIVARVPDNFCETQSGLLQARQEHERFTKLLRSLGLDVIELPADPQLPHSVYVEDTAFTVNGTALICRPGHPSRIKEVDTIRSILSKELNLPLIEITDPKAKLDGGDILFTGREIFVGVSQRTNLSGALAVASAFPEFYVTPINVPRKVLHLKSCVSMAGPDILAVSSTMEAQEILRRIASEASFPYTTITANDNESANVLYINGTLIHRSEFPQSVAIFENKVDYKRTETSVFELCKNQGTLSSLCILVKKSRPHHTVV from the exons atgaaaatgttCTCATCGTTTGGTCGATATTCACATGCAATTGTGGCCCGTGTTCCGGACAATTTTTGTGAAACACAATCTGGCCTTTTACAAGCAAGACAAGAACATGAACGTTTTACGAAACTATTACGTTCACTTGGTCTTGATGTTATCGAATTACCTGCCGATCCACAATTACCGCATAGTGTTTATGTTGAAGATACTGCCTTCACTGTCAATGGTACCGCATTGATTTGTCGTCCTGGTCATCCTTCCAGAATTAAAGAG GTGGATACCATCCGATCAATCCTGAGTAAAGAGCTTAATCTGCCATTGATCGAGATAACCGATCCAAAAGCCAAACTAGATGGTGGCGATATCCTCTTTACAG GCCGTGAAATATTTGTCGGTGTTTCACAACGAACCAATCTAAGTGGTGCTTTAGCCGTTGCATCTGCATTTCCCGAATTCTATGTAACACCAATCAATGTTCCACGTAAAGTTCTTCATCTGAAATCCTGTGTTTCAATGGCTGGTCCGGATATTCTTGCCGTTAGTTCCACAATGGAAGCTCAGGAAATACTACGG CGTATTGCTTCCGAAGCTTCATTTCCATATACGACCATTACggccaatgataatgaatctgCCAACGTTCTCTACATTAATGGAACATTAA TTCATCGTTCCGAATTTCCACAAAGTGTAGCCATTTTTGAGAATAAAGTCGATTATAAACGTACGGAAACATCGGTATTTGAATTGTGTAAAAATCAAGGTACATTAAGTTCATTGTGCATATTGGTCAAGAAAAGTCGTCCACATCATACggttgtttga